The proteins below are encoded in one region of bacterium:
- the topA gene encoding type I DNA topoisomerase, with protein sequence MSKTTDITSKTSKSGTTKKRAAAEKTTASKPARTSKPAAAKKTATRTPRAGKTATGGKAAPSSGRKFAAPRAVDATGKNLVIVESPAKARTLTGYLGSDYVVQATVGHLIDLPPKRLGVDLENEFEPEYVVIEGKESVLSALKKSARDAREVFIATDPDREGEAIAFHVARELRNGHNRKLHRVLFNEITRSGVLKAMSIPGDISMPKVDAQQARRVLDRLVGYLVSPLLQKIVARGLSAGRVQSVALRLICEREEEIRAFVKEEYWTVEAYLRTARKELFLARLVKIKNEKPDIKDETTAKAAVEDIQKHPFNLTDLKVKPASSRPYAPYTTSTLQQDASRRLGFSNDRTMAVAQALYEGVNAGKDGLVGLITYMRTDSTRLAPEAVAAARDYIADKFGTDYLPDTARVYVTKKSAQDAHEAIRPTGVQRDPAAMKKYLNPEQFRLYEMIWQRFVACQMADARFEVTTATLMAGPYEFRASGRRLLFPGHLAVLGAVAEEKRQTKESENEEDDDITRDLPKLEVGKTYAVDKITPTQHFTEPPPRFNAGSLVKALDELGIGRPSTYASIVSVLVKRRYVELKERRFHPTTLGETVNKVLVDQFPDIFNVDFTAKMEGELDLVESEEYGWREVIKDFYTPFSKRLSKVEKNRIALKEAQEEVTDKMCPDCGSPLIMKWGRSGQFLGCSNYPECRHTEPLEHEKPPEVAETTCPNCGKPMAPKKSRFGWFLGCTGYPDCKTTMPLNNSESVPCPNPGCTGMITQKRSRRGAFWGCSRYPDCDFISSYKPVAEPCPNCGSPYMEDKELKSGHFHQCPKCKHKVDVGAGVKV encoded by the coding sequence ATGTCAAAAACTACCGATATAACGTCTAAGACGTCCAAGAGCGGCACCACTAAGAAGCGTGCAGCCGCCGAGAAAACCACCGCGTCCAAGCCGGCACGGACTTCCAAACCGGCAGCCGCAAAGAAGACAGCCACGCGTACGCCGCGTGCAGGCAAGACCGCCACAGGCGGGAAAGCCGCGCCGTCTTCCGGTCGCAAGTTCGCGGCTCCGCGTGCCGTGGATGCGACAGGCAAGAACCTTGTCATCGTCGAATCACCGGCCAAGGCGCGTACGCTGACCGGATATCTTGGCAGCGATTACGTTGTGCAGGCGACGGTGGGGCATCTGATCGATTTGCCGCCGAAGCGTCTGGGTGTGGATCTCGAAAACGAGTTCGAGCCCGAATACGTGGTGATCGAAGGCAAGGAGAGCGTGCTCTCCGCGCTGAAGAAATCCGCCCGCGACGCGCGCGAAGTGTTCATCGCGACTGACCCTGACCGTGAAGGGGAAGCGATTGCTTTTCACGTGGCCCGCGAACTGCGCAACGGACACAACCGGAAACTGCACCGGGTGCTGTTCAATGAGATTACGCGCAGCGGCGTATTAAAAGCCATGTCCATCCCCGGCGATATTTCGATGCCGAAAGTGGATGCCCAGCAGGCGCGGCGCGTGCTCGACCGCCTGGTGGGGTATCTCGTCTCGCCCTTGCTGCAGAAGATCGTCGCGCGCGGACTTTCCGCGGGGCGCGTGCAGTCGGTGGCGCTGCGCCTGATTTGCGAACGCGAGGAAGAGATTCGCGCGTTTGTCAAGGAAGAGTACTGGACGGTGGAAGCGTATCTGCGCACCGCCAGGAAGGAACTCTTTTTGGCGCGGCTGGTGAAGATCAAAAATGAAAAGCCGGATATCAAGGATGAGACGACGGCCAAGGCGGCGGTAGAGGATATTCAGAAGCATCCTTTCAACCTGACCGATCTGAAAGTCAAGCCGGCGTCGTCGCGGCCTTATGCTCCCTATACCACCTCAACCTTGCAGCAGGACGCGTCGCGCCGTTTGGGTTTCTCCAACGACCGCACGATGGCCGTGGCCCAGGCGCTGTATGAAGGGGTGAACGCCGGCAAGGATGGCCTCGTCGGTCTGATCACCTACATGCGTACCGACTCCACGCGTCTGGCTCCCGAAGCGGTAGCCGCCGCGCGCGATTACATTGCCGACAAGTTCGGAACGGACTATCTGCCGGACACGGCGCGGGTGTATGTCACCAAGAAGTCGGCGCAGGATGCCCACGAAGCCATTCGTCCTACGGGTGTGCAGCGCGATCCGGCGGCGATGAAGAAATATCTGAACCCCGAGCAGTTCCGGCTCTACGAAATGATCTGGCAGCGCTTTGTGGCGTGCCAGATGGCCGACGCGCGCTTCGAAGTCACCACGGCGACGCTGATGGCGGGACCGTATGAATTCCGCGCCTCGGGCCGCCGCCTGCTGTTCCCCGGCCATCTGGCCGTGCTGGGAGCGGTTGCCGAAGAAAAGCGGCAGACCAAAGAGAGCGAGAACGAGGAAGACGACGACATCACGCGGGATCTGCCCAAGCTCGAAGTGGGCAAGACCTACGCGGTGGACAAGATCACTCCCACCCAGCACTTCACCGAGCCGCCCCCGCGCTTCAATGCGGGCTCGCTGGTCAAGGCGCTGGACGAACTGGGCATTGGCCGCCCGTCCACCTATGCGTCCATCGTCTCCGTGCTGGTCAAGCGCCGCTATGTGGAACTGAAAGAGCGCCGCTTCCATCCCACGACGCTGGGCGAGACCGTGAACAAGGTGCTCGTGGATCAATTCCCCGATATTTTCAACGTGGACTTCACGGCGAAGATGGAAGGGGAGCTGGACCTTGTGGAGAGCGAAGAGTACGGCTGGCGGGAGGTCATCAAGGACTTCTACACGCCGTTCTCCAAGCGGCTCTCCAAGGTGGAAAAGAACCGCATCGCCCTGAAGGAAGCTCAAGAAGAGGTCACGGACAAGATGTGTCCGGATTGCGGCAGCCCGCTGATCATGAAGTGGGGGCGCAGCGGCCAGTTCCTGGGCTGTTCCAACTACCCGGAGTGTCGCCATACCGAGCCTCTCGAACACGAGAAGCCGCCGGAAGTGGCCGAGACGACCTGTCCAAACTGTGGCAAGCCCATGGCTCCCAAGAAGAGCCGGTTCGGTTGGTTCCTTGGTTGTACGGGTTATCCCGACTGTAAGACGACAATGCCGCTGAATAACAGCGAAAGCGTGCCATGCCCGAATCCCGGCTGTACGGGAATGATCACTCAGAAGCGGTCCCGCCGCGGGGCCTTCTGGGGCTGCTCACGCTATCCCGACTGCGACTTTATCTCAAGCTACAAGCCGGTAGCCGAGCCTTGTCCCAATTGCGGCAGTCCGTACATGGAAGATAAGGAACTGAAGAGCGGACATTTTCACCAGTGTCCGAAGTGTAAACATAAAGTGGACGTCGGCGCCGGAGTGAAAGTGTGA
- a CDS encoding metallophosphoesterase family protein, producing MKIGIISDIHSNLEALEVVLRKLESEKVERIYCLGDIVGYGANPNECVEKVRSLCHACVIGNHDDALTGRTGIQYFNSYARAAIEWTGRILTEENLAYLQALPLTHEDEHLLMVHATPIEPGAWNYILRPEDAAADFEAMRDDTTAFIGHSHIPVRFDDPADGKVIVNVGSVGQPRDRDPRASCGLYDTDSGTFSWIRESYPIQEAARKIRQANLPEFLAARLFIGM from the coding sequence GTGAAGATTGGCATCATTTCCGACATTCATTCCAACCTCGAGGCGCTCGAGGTGGTGCTCCGCAAGCTCGAGAGCGAAAAGGTGGAGCGTATTTACTGCCTTGGCGATATCGTCGGCTATGGGGCGAACCCCAATGAATGCGTGGAAAAGGTGCGATCCCTCTGTCATGCCTGTGTGATCGGTAATCACGATGATGCGCTTACCGGTCGCACAGGCATCCAGTATTTCAACAGCTATGCCCGCGCCGCGATCGAGTGGACGGGCCGGATTCTGACGGAAGAAAATCTCGCCTATTTGCAGGCGCTTCCCCTCACGCACGAGGACGAGCATCTGCTGATGGTGCATGCCACGCCGATTGAACCGGGCGCATGGAACTACATCCTGCGCCCGGAAGACGCGGCGGCGGATTTCGAAGCCATGCGCGACGACACCACGGCTTTTATCGGCCATTCCCATATTCCCGTGCGTTTTGATGACCCCGCCGACGGCAAGGTGATTGTCAATGTCGGCTCGGTCGGCCAGCCTCGAGACCGCGATCCCCGGGCCTCCTGTGGGCTATATGATACAGATTCGGGAACTTTCTCGTGGATTCGTGAGTCTTATCCTATTCAAGAGGCGGCAAGAAAGATCAGGCAAGCCAATTTGCCGGAGTTTCTGGCGGCCCGACTTTTCATCGGGATGTAA
- the nusB gene encoding transcription antitermination factor NusB — translation MRSRRAAREWALRILYAHQLSGNPVEQVFKEVLDSVADDSNVRFCRELCRRVTEQGGSIDTLIEQSVQKWDLNRIAVLDHIILRAAIAEFLYFDDIPFKVTINEAIELAKRYSTAQSGRFVNGILDAISTELKKKMSKPEEDISEGVSTP, via the coding sequence ATGAGATCTCGCCGTGCCGCCCGTGAGTGGGCGCTTCGTATTCTGTATGCGCATCAATTGTCCGGCAATCCGGTCGAGCAGGTTTTCAAGGAAGTGCTCGATTCGGTTGCGGACGACTCCAATGTCCGTTTCTGCCGCGAATTATGCCGCCGTGTGACCGAACAGGGCGGGTCGATTGATACCCTGATCGAACAGTCCGTTCAGAAATGGGATCTCAACCGCATCGCGGTGCTCGACCACATCATTCTCCGGGCCGCTATCGCGGAGTTTCTCTACTTCGACGATATCCCGTTCAAGGTGACGATCAACGAGGCGATTGAACTGGCCAAACGCTATTCCACGGCGCAGAGTGGCCGCTTCGTTAACGGGATCCTGGACGCGATCAGCACGGAGCTGAAGAAGAAGATGTCCAAGCCCGAAGAGGACATCTCGGAAGGAGTTTCCACCCCGTGA
- a CDS encoding DUF494 family protein: protein MDQRIVEILMYVIGEIQSHRIKAEEIEGISDELVQRGFSQREVAAAISLFADRLAGESRRTQVGNPSSVHAHRVLHDVERQYVAPEAYGYLIQMLHLGILDLCDVEELIERCMLLGNLNVGDDEMKVLVATHLLEKDPRQTDSAYAISPYRPWPEHVH, encoded by the coding sequence ATGGACCAACGGATAGTAGAGATTTTGATGTACGTTATCGGTGAGATTCAATCTCACCGGATCAAGGCTGAAGAGATCGAAGGAATTTCAGACGAACTGGTGCAGCGCGGGTTTTCCCAGCGCGAAGTGGCGGCCGCCATTTCCCTGTTCGCCGACCGCCTTGCAGGAGAGTCCAGACGAACGCAGGTAGGCAATCCCTCCAGCGTTCATGCACATCGTGTGCTGCACGACGTGGAGCGCCAGTATGTCGCCCCCGAGGCCTATGGGTATCTGATTCAGATGCTGCATCTGGGCATTTTGGATTTGTGCGACGTGGAAGAACTCATCGAGCGGTGCATGCTTCTCGGAAACTTGAACGTCGGCGATGACGAAATGAAGGTGTTGGTGGCTACTCACCTTCTGGAAAAAGATCCCCGTCAAACCGATTCCGCCTACGCTATAAGTCCTTATCGCCCCTGGCCGGAGCACGTTCATTAG
- a CDS encoding acyl-CoA dehydrogenase family protein: protein MDHLLTEQQLEVKQAIREFAEHEIRPSVAARDESGEFPKAICDKLGELGFMGVNTPERFGGAGMDAVTYAMVIEELSRVDPSVGVVVSVNNSLVCYPLEKFGNAAQQEKWLRPLAEGKLLGAFCLTEPASGSDAAALEATAERKGDEYILNGTKAFITNGKSAQVHIIFARTDKNVEKSRGISAFIVPADSKGLHLGPNEKKMGIRSSDCVPVIMEDLHIPAANLLGKENEGFKIAMSALDSGRIGIASQAVGLAQGALEEAVKYAKQRVQFGHPIADFEAIQFKLADMEMSTMAARMLIYSAARKKDAGLRYTTEAAAAKLYASDMVMKVTNDALQIHGGNGYTMDYPVERMLRDAKVTEIYEGTSEIQRFILARSLLS, encoded by the coding sequence ATGGATCACCTGCTCACAGAGCAGCAGCTCGAAGTCAAGCAAGCCATCCGCGAGTTCGCGGAGCACGAGATCAGACCATCGGTCGCGGCCCGCGATGAGTCCGGCGAATTTCCCAAGGCGATTTGCGACAAGCTCGGCGAACTGGGCTTTATGGGAGTGAACACCCCCGAGCGTTTCGGCGGCGCGGGGATGGATGCGGTTACCTATGCGATGGTGATCGAGGAGCTGTCCCGCGTGGATCCCTCCGTGGGCGTGGTGGTCTCGGTCAACAATTCGCTGGTCTGCTATCCGCTGGAGAAGTTCGGCAACGCCGCACAGCAGGAAAAGTGGCTGCGGCCGCTGGCTGAAGGCAAACTGCTGGGCGCGTTCTGCCTGACAGAGCCGGCCTCCGGTTCGGACGCCGCTGCGCTGGAGGCCACTGCCGAGCGCAAGGGTGACGAGTATATTCTGAACGGCACCAAGGCCTTCATTACCAACGGCAAGAGCGCGCAGGTGCACATTATCTTCGCGCGCACCGACAAGAACGTGGAGAAGTCGCGCGGCATTTCGGCCTTTATCGTGCCCGCCGATTCCAAGGGATTGCATCTTGGCCCCAACGAGAAGAAGATGGGCATTCGCTCCTCCGATTGCGTGCCGGTGATCATGGAAGACCTGCACATCCCCGCCGCCAATTTGCTGGGCAAAGAGAACGAAGGCTTCAAGATTGCGATGAGCGCGCTGGATTCGGGCCGCATCGGCATCGCGTCGCAGGCGGTGGGACTGGCGCAGGGCGCGCTGGAAGAGGCGGTGAAGTATGCCAAGCAGCGCGTGCAGTTCGGGCATCCGATTGCCGATTTCGAGGCGATTCAGTTTAAGCTGGCCGACATGGAGATGTCCACCATGGCGGCCCGCATGTTGATTTACAGCGCGGCGCGCAAGAAAGACGCGGGGCTGCGCTACACGACCGAGGCCGCGGCGGCGAAGCTGTACGCGTCCGATATGGTTATGAAAGTTACCAATGACGCGCTGCAGATTCACGGGGGGAATGGCTACACCATGGACTACCCCGTGGAGCGCATGCTGCGCGACGCGAAAGTTACCGAGATCTATGAGGGAACCTCGGAGATCCAGCGTTTCATCCTTGCACGAAGTTTGCTTTCCTGA
- the secA gene encoding preprotein translocase subunit SecA, producing the protein MLNKFLAKIFGTKHERASRGLWPIVAQINEIEQEYQKLSDDELRAKTDEFRARLKDGETLDDIMPEAFAAVKNACRRLVGTKYEVRGHPMTWDMVPYDEQLIGGIVLHQGKIAEMATGEGKTLVATLPLYLNALEGEGAWLVTVNDYLAHRDSEWMGQIYKFLGLTVGVIISDMPPPVRREQYACDITYGTNNEFGFDYLRDNMAIDMSEVVQRAHHFAIVDEVDSVLIDEARTPLIISGPVAHSTQKFDEMKSSVEQIVKLQNQFVTALADEIEKDIETPGTDEWQIGRKLLLGSRGLPKHKRIMKLFQEPSNTRMKQRVENDLMRDKKITELDEELFFAIDERSHQVDLTDKGRRQLTKYHGGDPDLFILPDLADEFTRIDADTALASEAKAAAKAKFQDVYAHRSERVQNVSQLLRAYALYEKDVEYVIQDGKVLIVDEFTGRILAGRRYSDGLHQAIEAKEGVKIERETQTIATITLQNFFRLFKKLAGMTGTAETEEAEFFDIYKLEVVVIPTHEPVRRDDMNDLVYRTRREKFNAAIEQIAELHGRRQPVLVGTVSVETSEIISRMLKRKGIPHNVLNAKHHEREAEIVMQAGQPGQVTIATNMAGRGTDIKLGAGVVEWEGDAGDKTKAKGGLFILGTERHESRRIDRQLRGRAGRQGDPGSSQFFLSLEDDLMRLFGSERIARVMDRLGVEEGEVITHPLITSAISRAQQKVEAYNFSIRKHLLEYDDVMNQQRTVVYTRRNIALRGEDPTTLVTEMIEDAADYLIEKHQTGEGRSAELNHDALADDLMRTFLVDVTGDQGFVGLTGDLLRSYMLERIEEARALRLSLLGEDLFKSLQRYAILRVIDEKWRDHLYAMDNLKEGVGLRAYGQKDPLIEYKKEGFELFQAMLDEVNSDALRITFRAQPLTETAPAPRPMPVTRTPALTYSHADSAGMGFTAPVQADGGDPDLAPLESAASPAGKTQPVRVAPHVGRNDPCPCGSGKKYKKCHGALADNPS; encoded by the coding sequence ATGCTCAATAAATTCCTCGCCAAGATCTTTGGTACCAAACATGAGCGCGCATCCCGTGGGCTGTGGCCCATTGTGGCGCAGATCAATGAGATCGAGCAGGAGTACCAGAAACTCTCCGATGACGAACTGCGCGCCAAGACGGACGAATTCCGCGCGCGGCTGAAAGACGGCGAGACCCTCGACGACATCATGCCGGAGGCCTTTGCGGCGGTGAAGAATGCCTGCCGCCGTCTGGTCGGTACCAAATATGAAGTGCGCGGCCATCCCATGACGTGGGACATGGTGCCCTATGATGAGCAGCTCATCGGCGGCATCGTACTTCACCAGGGGAAGATCGCGGAAATGGCCACGGGCGAAGGCAAGACCCTTGTGGCCACGCTGCCGCTGTACCTGAACGCGCTGGAAGGCGAAGGCGCGTGGCTGGTGACGGTCAACGATTACCTCGCCCACCGCGACTCGGAGTGGATGGGCCAGATTTACAAGTTTCTCGGCTTGACCGTCGGGGTGATCATCTCCGACATGCCGCCGCCCGTGCGCCGCGAGCAGTATGCCTGCGACATTACCTACGGCACCAACAACGAGTTCGGCTTCGATTATCTGCGCGACAACATGGCAATTGACATGAGCGAAGTCGTGCAGCGCGCGCATCATTTTGCCATCGTGGACGAAGTCGACAGCGTGCTGATCGACGAAGCCCGGACGCCGCTGATTATTTCCGGACCCGTGGCGCATTCCACGCAGAAGTTCGACGAGATGAAATCGTCCGTCGAGCAGATCGTGAAACTGCAAAACCAGTTTGTCACCGCGCTGGCCGATGAGATCGAAAAGGATATCGAGACGCCGGGCACGGACGAATGGCAGATCGGCCGTAAACTGCTGCTGGGGTCGCGCGGACTGCCCAAGCACAAGCGGATCATGAAGCTCTTTCAGGAGCCGTCGAACACGCGCATGAAGCAGCGCGTCGAAAACGATCTGATGCGCGACAAGAAAATTACCGAGCTGGATGAAGAGCTGTTCTTCGCGATCGATGAACGCTCCCATCAGGTAGACTTGACGGACAAGGGCCGCCGGCAGTTGACCAAATATCACGGCGGCGATCCCGACCTGTTTATTCTGCCGGATCTGGCGGATGAGTTTACGCGGATCGACGCCGACACGGCGCTTGCGTCCGAGGCAAAAGCCGCGGCCAAGGCCAAGTTCCAGGACGTGTACGCGCACCGCAGCGAGCGGGTGCAGAACGTCTCGCAGCTTTTGCGGGCCTATGCGCTCTATGAGAAGGACGTGGAGTACGTGATTCAGGACGGCAAGGTGCTCATCGTGGACGAGTTCACGGGACGTATTCTGGCCGGACGCCGCTATTCCGACGGTCTGCATCAGGCGATTGAAGCCAAGGAAGGCGTGAAGATCGAGCGCGAGACTCAAACCATCGCCACGATTACGCTGCAAAATTTCTTCCGCCTGTTCAAGAAGCTGGCCGGCATGACCGGTACCGCCGAGACCGAAGAGGCGGAATTCTTCGACATCTACAAGCTCGAAGTGGTGGTCATTCCCACTCACGAGCCGGTGCGCCGCGACGACATGAACGATCTGGTGTACCGTACGCGCCGTGAAAAATTCAATGCGGCAATCGAACAGATTGCCGAACTGCACGGGCGCCGCCAGCCGGTGCTGGTGGGCACGGTGTCGGTGGAGACGTCGGAAATTATCTCGCGGATGCTGAAGCGCAAGGGCATCCCGCACAATGTGCTCAATGCCAAGCACCACGAACGCGAAGCGGAAATCGTCATGCAGGCGGGTCAGCCGGGTCAGGTGACCATTGCCACCAACATGGCAGGCCGTGGCACCGATATCAAACTCGGCGCGGGCGTTGTGGAATGGGAAGGCGACGCGGGTGACAAGACCAAGGCCAAAGGCGGTCTGTTTATTCTGGGCACCGAGCGCCACGAATCGCGGCGGATTGACCGCCAGCTCCGTGGCCGTGCGGGCCGCCAAGGTGATCCGGGCAGCAGCCAGTTTTTCCTGTCGCTCGAAGACGATCTGATGCGTCTGTTCGGTTCGGAGCGCATTGCCCGCGTGATGGACCGGCTGGGTGTGGAAGAGGGAGAGGTCATCACCCATCCGCTGATTACCAGCGCCATTTCCCGCGCACAGCAGAAGGTGGAAGCCTACAACTTCTCCATTCGCAAGCACCTGCTGGAGTATGACGACGTCATGAACCAGCAGCGTACGGTTGTGTACACGCGGCGCAATATTGCCCTGCGCGGCGAGGATCCGACGACGCTTGTGACGGAAATGATCGAAGATGCGGCGGATTATCTGATTGAGAAGCATCAGACCGGAGAAGGTCGTAGCGCGGAATTGAATCATGACGCGCTGGCGGATGATCTGATGCGCACCTTCCTCGTGGACGTCACCGGAGACCAGGGGTTCGTGGGCCTCACGGGGGATCTGTTGCGCTCGTACATGCTCGAACGGATCGAGGAGGCACGGGCGTTACGCCTCTCTTTGCTGGGGGAGGATCTTTTCAAAAGCCTCCAGCGTTACGCGATTCTGCGGGTCATCGACGAAAAGTGGCGCGATCATCTGTACGCCATGGATAATCTGAAGGAAGGCGTGGGTCTGCGTGCTTATGGTCAGAAAGACCCGTTAATTGAATACAAAAAGGAAGGTTTTGAACTTTTCCAGGCAATGTTAGACGAGGTCAACAGTGACGCGCTGCGCATCACCTTCCGTGCCCAGCCGTTGACCGAAACCGCTCCCGCGCCGCGGCCGATGCCTGTGACGCGGACGCCTGCATTGACCTACTCTCATGCGGATTCTGCCGGGATGGGCTTTACGGCGCCGGTGCAGGCTGACGGTGGCGACCCGGACCTGGCTCCGCTCGAATCGGCGGCATCTCCCGCCGGAAAGACTCAACCCGTGCGTGTTGCGCCTCATGTGGGCCGTAATGATCCCTGTCCCTGTGGTAGCGGCAAGAAATATAAGAAATGTCATGGCGCATTGGCAGATAATCCAAGCTGA
- a CDS encoding tyrosine recombinase XerC, whose product MSHPALSELLPDFLRDTDARRKRSGHTVAAYGRDVRQFIERFAQDNGAEPTVEDFKPAALRAYLHHMTADGFARSSMERKRAALSSFAKFLMRQGQLTANPLAGLRQPRGHKPLPTVYPEKDVVAQLDKPRTGTFTDLRDHALLEMLYGAGLRISELLGLRRAEIDLSRSTVRVMGKGSRQRLVPVSRKAAQALEEYLKARREFLQAEELADPGELWLSDRGKKLSRFRAYQIVRRELAALHGEKLSPHVLRHCFATHLLDHGAGLRSVQELLGHRSLATTEKYTHVTAQRLKEAYRQAHPHAEKK is encoded by the coding sequence GTGAGCCATCCCGCGCTAAGTGAACTCCTGCCGGATTTCCTGCGCGACACGGATGCCCGCCGCAAACGGTCGGGACACACCGTGGCGGCGTACGGAAGGGATGTGCGGCAGTTCATCGAGCGGTTTGCACAGGACAACGGAGCCGAGCCGACGGTTGAGGATTTCAAACCGGCGGCGTTGCGGGCGTATCTGCATCACATGACGGCGGACGGGTTTGCCCGGTCGTCGATGGAACGCAAACGGGCCGCGCTTTCCAGCTTCGCCAAGTTTCTCATGCGACAGGGTCAGTTGACCGCCAATCCGCTGGCGGGCCTGCGGCAGCCGCGCGGCCACAAGCCCCTGCCTACGGTTTATCCGGAAAAGGACGTCGTCGCCCAGTTGGACAAGCCTCGCACGGGCACGTTTACAGACCTGCGGGATCATGCCCTGCTGGAGATGCTCTACGGGGCGGGATTGCGGATCTCCGAACTGCTGGGTCTGCGCCGGGCGGAAATCGATTTGTCGCGCTCCACGGTGCGCGTGATGGGCAAGGGATCCAGGCAGCGGCTGGTTCCGGTGTCGCGCAAAGCGGCACAGGCACTCGAAGAATATTTGAAAGCCCGGCGCGAGTTTTTGCAGGCGGAGGAGCTGGCCGATCCGGGCGAGTTGTGGCTCAGCGACCGCGGCAAAAAGCTTTCGCGGTTTCGCGCCTACCAGATTGTCCGCCGCGAACTGGCGGCGTTGCACGGCGAGAAGCTTTCGCCGCACGTGCTGCGTCACTGTTTCGCAACACACCTGTTGGATCATGGCGCCGGCCTGCGTTCGGTACAGGAATTGCTTGGTCACCGTTCGCTGGCCACGACGGAGAAATATACTCACGTGACCGCTCAGCGTTTGAAGGAGGCGTATCGACAGGCGCATCCGCACGCGGAAAAAAAATAG
- a CDS encoding branched-chain amino acid transaminase, with the protein MAASKFDETLKIWMNGKMVNWNDATVHIAVHALHYGSSVFEGIRCYKTPDGSIIFGLKQHIRRLFDSAKIYRMEPTWTREDIEKACIQVCRDNNLDACYLRPLLYRGYYSLGVFPDACPIDAVVMPLRWGKYLGAEALEKGIEVCVSSWTRIAPNTLPALAKAGANYMNSQLIKIDAMALGFDEGIALDKNGFVSEGSGENIFLVRDGILWTPPLCGSILPGITRQALLTLARELNIPTIIEVIPREMLYIADEVFFTGTAAELTPIRSVDKVTVGSGKPGPITLRLQEALFDLIEGRRPDPHGLRVHV; encoded by the coding sequence GTGGCCGCTTCAAAATTTGACGAAACTCTGAAAATCTGGATGAACGGCAAGATGGTGAACTGGAACGACGCCACCGTTCACATCGCTGTTCATGCACTGCATTACGGATCCTCGGTGTTCGAGGGCATCCGGTGCTACAAGACTCCCGACGGCTCGATTATTTTCGGGCTTAAGCAGCATATCCGCCGCCTGTTCGATTCCGCGAAGATCTATCGCATGGAACCGACGTGGACGCGCGAAGATATCGAGAAGGCCTGCATTCAGGTCTGCCGGGACAACAATCTCGACGCCTGCTATCTGCGTCCGCTGCTGTATCGCGGGTACTATTCTCTCGGCGTCTTCCCCGATGCCTGCCCGATTGACGCGGTGGTCATGCCGCTGCGCTGGGGCAAGTATCTGGGCGCGGAAGCTCTGGAAAAGGGGATTGAAGTCTGTGTCTCTTCGTGGACGCGCATTGCGCCCAACACGCTGCCCGCGCTGGCCAAGGCGGGCGCCAATTACATGAATTCCCAGCTCATCAAAATCGACGCCATGGCGCTGGGATTCGACGAGGGCATCGCCCTGGACAAGAACGGTTTTGTCTCCGAAGGCTCGGGCGAGAACATCTTCCTGGTGCGGGACGGCATTCTCTGGACGCCGCCGCTGTGCGGGTCGATCCTGCCGGGCATCACCCGCCAGGCGCTGCTGACGCTGGCCCGCGAGTTGAATATCCCCACGATCATCGAAGTGATTCCGCGCGAGATGCTGTACATCGCCGATGAAGTTTTCTTCACGGGAACGGCGGCGGAATTGACTCCGATCCGGTCGGTGGACAAGGTCACCGTCGGCAGCGGCAAACCGGGACCGATTACGTTGCGTCTGCAGGAAGCTCTCTTCGATCTGATCGAAGGCCGCCGTCCCGATCCGCACGGACTGCGCGTTCACGTTTAA